The window CGGAATTCTCGGTGGTGCTGCTTCATTTGGAACCAAAAAATTACTGgataaaatgataaaataaaagacgACACTTTATTTGAGAACAATCATTTTGTAAGAGACCTTTGAGAGAGTAACATATTAGCAATCATGTTTTCTTACATTTCTcaagacagaaaaaaaaggggagATGAAAAGACAAAtgtggaagaagaaaaaggaaaaatgaaaacattgaagaaacaaaaagaggATACCGAAAATCTTAAAGAAAAAGTAGTTTCTGAGTTGTTGAGATCACAAAGAAATaacgaagaaaaacaaagtgAAGATGTTGATACAACAGATGAGTTGTTAAAGATActagaattattggaaagaaaaagtGATGAATGTGAGCGAGAATTAGACGCCCATAAGCGACTATTTTCGATAATGATTGGTGGGGGTAATGTGCGTGGagtgaaagaagaagaaagtgaagaaaaagaagaaatgcgagatatagcacaaaaaaagaGAGATAGTGTGAGATTAGATATTCTTAAAGATCACtcagacaaagaaaaaatggaagaagagATAGTGAAGTTAAG of the Montipora capricornis isolate CH-2021 chromosome 7, ASM3666992v2, whole genome shotgun sequence genome contains:
- the LOC138055576 gene encoding moesin-like — protein: MFSYISQDRKKRGDEKTNVEEEKGKMKTLKKQKEDTENLKEKVVSELLRSQRNNEEKQSEDVDTTDELLKILELLERKSDECERELDAHKRLFSIMIGGGNVRGVKEEESEEKEEMRDIAQKKRDSVRLDILKDHSDKEKMEEEIVKLRAVNTQMMQLLGLNQSEDSSEKDKASSKGEKASLAKKRRVEEEDTLDSLLEGLKKRGKKIKK